In Crassostrea angulata isolate pt1a10 chromosome 4, ASM2561291v2, whole genome shotgun sequence, one genomic interval encodes:
- the LOC128182575 gene encoding SCO-spondin-like produces MARGPWALFLISCFIVTAVVDSVDRGPYYDNTLRTWDQSSQSCQQLGAWDDGDFSVKGFQVPQRPPNYPQDQFFWIGARVQQTPWFTHLGCYETPTAPEKRDISNETFPTFSCYLFCASFRIYFTMGISEKTCYCYDNVDNYRKLGSEQCYYQDFPNNPDELYGAPNPGSVVVFKYHQTRPVAAENDFGNCASFRFFGTQPIGHAYSSCLNRLGRICENGQISISDTIPWTEAVKRCGKLQANFNGYYNGLTESVKYYSLWTGFYRRSIEKWTPPSQGSNLVTMVDNLHSSHCVAVKVNNDGTLYQITYPQLCTKSLPTLCEKSTRVDGNWASWGVWSQCPVTCGGGTIQRSRECTNPPPKHGGSDCVGDAVESKPCNTDPCPVDGNWSSWSPWGNCSSDCGKGEHWRSRECNNPKPEHNGKDCEGDERQRQECIGCPFQKELTLWTSWSTCSVTCGNGIQSRSRRCDLKDDEKHLCSYEEKGERECKTNIECPIDGNWSDWSTWGECSKTCGHGEETRIRTCTNPPPQHGGKDCPGVGLESRKCIGCPGGKTLTPWTAWGQCSVSCGSGEQSRFRECDLTPAEQIQFNCTFKDEQKKSCKMPDCPIDGGWSPWSAWGKCSNTCGRGQETRTRTCTNPPPQNGGADCVGSGTESRDCIGCPGGKTLTPWTAWGQCSVSCGSGEQSRFRECDLTPAELIQFNCTFKDEQKKPCKMPDCPIDGGWSPWSAWGKCSNTCGRGQETRTRTCTNPPPQNGGADCVGSGTESRDCIGCPGGKTLTPWTAWGQCSVSCGSGEQSRFRECDLTPAEQIQFNCTFKDEQKKPCKMPDCPIDGGWSPWSAWGKCSNTCGRGQETRTRTCTNPPPQNGGADCVGSGTESRDCIGCPGGKTLTPWTAWGQCSVSCGSGEQSRFRECDLTPAEQIQFNCTFKDEQKKPCKMPDCPINGGWSPWSAWGICSNTCGRGQETRTRTCTNPPPQNGGADCVGSGTESRDCIGCPGGKTLTPWTAWGQCSVSCGSGEQSRFRECDLTPAEQIQFNCTFKDEQKKPCKMPDCPIDGGWSPWSAWGKCSNTCGRGQETRTRTCTNPPPQNGGADCVGSGTESRDCIGCPGGKTLTPWTAWGQCSVSCGSGEQSRFRECDLTPAEQIQFNCTFKDEQKKPCKMPDCPIDGGWSPWSAWGKCSNTCGRGQETRTRTCTNPPPQNGGADCVGSGTESRDCIGCPGGKTLTPWTAWGQCSVSCGSGEQSRFRECDLTPAEQIQFNCTFKDEQKKPCKMPDCPIDGGWSPWSAWGKCSNTCGRGQETRTRTCTNPPPQNGGADCVGSGTESRDCIGCPGGKTLTPWTAWGQCSVSCGSGEQSRFRECDLTPAEQIQFNCTFKDEQKKPCKMPDCPIDGGWSPWSAWGKCSNTCGRGQETRTRTCTNPPPQNGGADCVGSGTESRDCIGCPGGKTLTPWTAWGQCSVSCGSGEQSRFRECDLTPAEQIQFNCTFKEEQKQPCKIRECPIDGNWGPWSMWSECCVNSRSRIRECNNPPPQHGGTCHGTFIEGETCFGCPGTWPDPVWTAWSDCSVTCGFGEQRRTRSCELPIASRIKYKCFTRETETKNCSKVQCIGSCVSDCKHWVNGHYQSCETCSGYVSCANQILYKRSCPANLVWDDHAKQCLYISTTCPPPITTPKTNRLLRMKRSVEMNAESTRLTNISLETNTKRWVLLGSSFIGGVMIVASLLVIIKLRRQSRVVYHSINE; encoded by the exons ATGGCGCGGGGACCGTGGGCTTTGTTCCTGATTTCTTGCTTCATAGTAACTGCAGTTGTAGATAGCGTGGACAGAG GACCTTACTATGATAATACCCTTCGAACTTGGGATCAGTCTTCCCAAAGCTGCCAGCAGCTGGGGGCCTGGGACGACGGAGATTTCAGCGTTAAAGGCTTTCAGGTTCCTCAGCGTCCCCCAAACTACCCTCAAGATCAGTTCTTCTGGATCGGAGCTCGAGTTCAACAGACACCTTGGTTTACACATCTcg gttgTTATGAGACACCCACGGCTCCAGAAAAACGCGACATTTCCAACGAGACGTTTCCCACCTTTTCCTGTTATTTGTTTTGTGCCAGTTTCAGAATCTACTTTACAATGGGTATATCG GAAAAGACATGCTATTGCTATGACAACGTTGACAACTACCGTAAATTGGGAAGCGAACAGTGTTATTACCAAGATTTTCCCAACAACCCTGACGAACTTTATGGCGCCCCAAATCCCGGAAGTGTGGTTGTATTCAAATACCATCAAACAAGGCCAGTGGCAGCGG AAAATGACTTTGGGAACTGTGCCAGCTTCCGATTCTTTGGAACGCAACCCATTGGACACGCCTACTCTTCCTGCTTGAACAGACTCGGAAGGATCTGTGAGA acggacagatatCAATAAGCGACACAATACCATGGACAGAGGCCGTCAAACGGTGTGGCAAGCTGCAAGCAAACTTCAATGGATATTATAATGGTCTTACGGAATCAGTGAAGTATTATTCATTGTGGACAGGATTCTATAGAAGGAGCATCGAGAAATGGACCCCACcaa GTCAAGGTTCAAATCTGGTAACCATGGTAGACAACCTTCATTCCAGTCACTGTGTTGCGGTCAAGGTCAATAATGACGGCACCCTTTATCAGATCACATATCCACAACTCTGTACAAAATCTCTGCCAACTTTATGTGAAAAATCCACAAGAG TTGATGGGAATTGGGCGTCATGGGGTGTGTGGAGCCAGTGTCCTGTCACATGTGGAGGGGGTACCATACAACGGAGTCGCGAATGTACAAACCCACCACCTAAACACGGAGGGAGCGATTGCGTGGGAGATGCTGTCGAATCTAAACCGTGTAACACAGATCCCTGTCCAG TTGACGGCAATTGGTCATCTTGGAGTCCATGGGGAAACTGTTCATCAGATTGCGGGAAAGGTGAACATTGGCGCAGCCGGGAATGTAACAACCCCAAACCTGAACACAATGGGAAGGACTGCGAGGGTGACGAGAGGCAACGCCAGGAGTGCATCGGGTGTCCAT ttcaaaAGGAACTTACACTTTGGACTTCATGGTCCACGTGCTCTGTAACATGTGGTAACGGAATTCAGTCCAGAAGCAGAAGATGTGATCTTAAGGATGATGAAAAACATCTGTGTAGTTATGAAGAGAAGGGAGAAAGAGAATGCAAAACAAACATAGAATGTCCTA TTGATGGAAATTGGTCCGATTGGTCTACATGGGGTGAATGTTCTAAAACTTGTGGACATGGCGAGGAAACAAGGATAAGAACATGTACAAATCCGCCCCCACAACATGGAGGAAAAGATTGTCCGGGAGTGGGACTGGAATCTAGGAAATGTATCGGTTGTCCAG GAGGAAAAACTTTGACCCCTTGGACAGCTTGGGGACAATGTTCAGTATCTTGTGGAAGCGGAGAACAGAGCAGATTCAGAGAGTGTGATCTAACACCCGCTGAACAAATTCAATTCAACTGTACCTTTAAAGACGAACAGAAAAAGTCATGCAAGATGCCGGATTGTCCGA TTGACGGTGGATGGTCTCCCTGGTCCGCATGGGGCAAATGTTCTAACACTTGTGGACGTGGTCAGGAAACGAGAACAAGAACGTGTACAAACCCACCGCCACAAAATGGAGGCGCAGACTGTGTAGGATCTGGCACGGAATCTCGTGATTGTATAGGATGTCCAG GAGGAAAAACTTTGACTCCTTGGACAGCTTGGGGACAGTGTTCAGTGTCTTGTGGAAGCGGAGAACAGAGCAGATTCAGAGAGTGTGATCTAACACCCGCCGAACTAATTCAATTCAACTGTACCTTTAAAGACGAACAGAAAAAGCCATGCAAGATGCCGGATTGTCCGA TTGACGGTGGATGGTCTCCCTGGTCCGCATGGGGCAAATGTTCTAACACTTGTGGACGTGGTCAGGAAACGAGAACAAGAACGTGTACAAACCCACCGCCACAAAATGGAGGCGCAGACTGTGTAGGATCTGGCACGGAATCTCGTGATTGTATAGGATGTCCAG GAGGAAAAACTTTGACCCCTTGGACAGCTTGGGGACAGTGTTCAGTATCTTGTGGAAGCGGAGAACAGAGCAGATTCAGAGAGTGTGATCTAACACCCGCCGAACAAATTCAATTCAACTGTACCTTTAAAGACGAACAGAAAAAGCCATGCAAGATGCCGGATTGTCCGA TTGACGGTGGATGGTCTCCCTGGTCCGCATGGGGCAAATGTTCTAACACTTGTGGACGTGGTCAGGAAACGAGAACAAGAACGTGTACAAACCCACCGCCACAAAATGGAGGCGCAGACTGTGTAGGATCTGGCACGGAATCTCGTGATTGTATAGGATGTCCAG GAGGAAAAACTTTGACCCCTTGGACAGCTTGGGGACAGTGTTCAGTATCTTGTGGAAGCGGAGAACAGAGCAGATTCAGAGAGTGTGATCTAACACCCGCCGAACAAATTCAATTCAACTGTACCTTTAAAGACGAACAGAAAAAGCCATGCAAGATGCCGGATTGTCCGA TTAACGGTGGATGGTCTCCCTGGTCTGCATGGGGCATATGTTCTAACACTTGTGGACGTGGTCAGGAAACGAGAACAAGAACGTGTACAAACCCACCGCCACAAAATGGAGGCGCAGACTGTGTAGGATCTGGCACGGAATCTCGTGATTGTATAGGATGTCCAG GAGGAAAAACTTTGACCCCTTGGACAGCTTGGGGACAGTGTTCAGTATCTTGTGGAAGCGGAGAACAGAGCAGATTCAGAGAGTGTGATCTAACACCCGCCGAACAAATTCAATTCAACTGTACCTTTAAAGACGAACAGAAAAAGCCATGCAAGATGCCGGATTGTCCGA ttgacgGTGGATGGTCTCCCTGGTCTGCATGGGGCAAATGTTCTAACACTTGTGGACGTGGTCAGGAAACGAGAACAAGAACGTGTACAAACCCACCGCCACAAAATGGAGGCGCAGACTGTGTAGGATCTGGCACGGAATCTCGTGATTGTATAGGATGTCCAG GAGGAAAAACTTTGACTCCTTGGACAGCTTGGGGACAGTGTTCAGTGTCTTGTGGAAGCGGAGAACAGAGCAGATTCAGAGAGTGTGATCTAACACCCGCCGAACAAATTCAATTCAACTGTACCTTTAAAGACGAACAGAAAAAGCCATGCAAGATGCCGGATTGTCCGA TTGACGGTGGATGGTCTCCCTGGTCCGCATGGGGCAAATGTTCTAACACTTGTGGACGTGGTCAGGAAACGAGAACAAGAACGTGTACAAACCCACCGCCACAAAATGGAGGCGCAGACTGTGTAGGATCTGGCACGGAATCTCGTGATTGTATAGGATGTCCAG GAGGAAAAACTTTGACCCCTTGGACAGCTTGGGGACAGTGTTCAGTGTCTTGTGGAAGCGGAGAACAGAGCAGATTCAGAGAGTGTGATCTAACACCCGCCGAACAAATTCAATTCAACTGTACCTTTAAAGACGAACAGAAAAAGCCATGCAAGATGCCGGATTGTCCGA TTGACGGTGGATGGTCTCCCTGGTCCGCATGGGGCAAATGTTCTAACACTTGTGGACGTGGTCAGGAAACGAGAACAAGAACGTGTACAAACCCACCGCCACAAAATGGAGGCGCAGACTGTGTAGGATCTGGCACGGAATCTCGTGATTGTATAGGATGTCCAG GAGGAAAAACTTTGACCCCTTGGACAGCTTGGGGACAGTGTTCAGTGTCTTGTGGAAGCGGAGAACAGAGCAGATTCAGAGAGTGTGATCTAACACCCGCCGAACAAATTCAATTCAACTGTACCTTTAAAGACGAACAGAAAAAGCCATGCAAGATGCCGGATTGTCCGA TTGACGGTGGATGGTCTCCCTGGTCCGCATGGGGCAAATGTTCTAACACTTGTGGACGTGGTCAGGAAACGAGAACAAGAACGTGTACAAACCCACCGCCACAAAATGGAGGCGCAGACTGTGTAGGATCTGGCACGGAATCTCGTGATTGTATAGGATGTCCAG GAGGAAAAACGTTGACCCCTTGGACAGCTTGGGGACAGTGTTCAGTGTCTTGTGGAAGCGGAGAACAGAGCAGATTCAGAGAGTGTGATCTAACACCCGCCGAACAAATTCAATTCAACTGTACCTTTAAAGAAGAACAGAAACAGCCATGCAAAATACGAGAATGTCCaa TTGATGGAAATTGGGGACCATGGTCAATGTGGAGTGAATGCTGTGTAAATAGCCGCTCTCGTATCCGGGAATGTAATAACCCTCCTCCTCAACATGGAGGAACGTGTCATGGGACATTTATTGAAGGGGAAACGTGTTTTGGCTGTCCAG GAACCTGGCCAGATCCTGTCTGGACTGCCTGGTCTGATTGTTCTGTCACCTGTGGTTTTGGAGAGCAAAGAAGGACTCGCTCCTGTGAACTTCCAATAGCTTCACGgataaaatacaaatgtttcACAAGGGAAACTGAAACTAAAAATTGTTCGAAGGTCCAATGTATTG GTTCCTGTGTTAGCGACTGTAAGCACTGGGTAAACGGCCATTATCAGTCCTGTGAAACCTGCAGCGGATATGTGAGTTGTGCAAACCAGATTTTGTACAAACGCAGCTGCCCTGCGAATCTAGTTTGGGACGATCATGCGAAACAATGCCTGTACATCTCCACAACATGCCCTCCTCCCATAACAACGCCTAAAACAAACa gGTTACTCAGAATGAAGAGGTCTGTCGAAATGAATGCAGAGTCTACTCGCTTGACTAATATTTCCTTGGAAACGAATACTAAGAGATGGGTCTTGCTGGGTTCTAGTTTTATTGGTGGCGTTATGATTGTAGCTTCTCTCCTTGTTATTATAAAACTG aGAAGACAATCACGCGTCGTCTATCACAGTATAAACGAATGA